GATTGTAAAGCCTGACCTCGGGTCGAGATTTAACTTTCGATTATTCATCATATCGAAGGGCCGCACCTCAGACTCCGGCTCCTGCCTACTCGGCGAATGTTTCTTCTCCCGCTCACGTTTCCTCTCGATGTGAACCACCGCGAACGAGATTGTTCACAGGTGTGCGCGTTTATTTTTAGCGcgcggaaaaaaagaaacgtttcgcTTTACGTTTGTATATCGCGCAGATAAGCGCGCGATTGTACGGCAAGACGCGCAGATGCTGCGTTTCTCGCATACGCGGGAAAAACGTGGCGGTTGTCGAAGATTAATATTGACAAGACTCTAAGAATAAGTTTGACAGAGTAGATTTTTATACGCACGCGTCTTTCCGTTTCTCCAACACGAATCGACGGCCGCGAAATTGTTAGCGATTACGTCGTAATGTCGTGCGCTTAATAAGCAAATAATGTCTGTCGttttgagagagaaaaagatgataTTGCTCGACGTATAGTGTAGTAGGGCAAACTACACATGTGTCAGCATTCCGCTGGATAACTACGACGCGATTCTAGCTCTGATGATGTCAGAAGATTTTAATTGGAGAGTTCGCGTACGTACTGCTTTGCCGAGATGAAGCGATTTATTAATGAGCGTTAGCGTCATCGTGCGGCGTGCGGTTTTCCTAAGAATAATCTAACAGAGTTCTTATGATTCTATGGCGCCAACTGTGCGTCAATTGCGAATTAATTCTAAATGGCACGTAGCTTTGCGCGCAAGGTGTTCCAGACGTATAGTGTGACTCATTTTTCATCGCTCCTCGAATCTTCGATTGAAAGCAGTTGTGAAAAACTTTTAACTTTGAAGTTAATTAACGCGACTTTATCTCGGAGACTTTCTCGCTTTTTCTTAGAAATGACGCGATGCCGCGAGTCTGACGATTAGAAATTCAACGTTGGAGAGAGGAAGGCTTCGAGGATGAGAAAGGAATTCAGCTTGTAGTTTCGTGGAAATGAGGAGTAATCGAACGCGGTTAGCATAAAGTGATCTAATCCTTTCGCAAGATAAGACGGAGGAAGCACGGCCGCGTCGCTTGCGAGATGCGGGATTGCAAGTGCGAGCATCGTCGCGTCATTTTCATTCTTCGCTCTGGCCGTGGATTACTTAATGCGCGGACAGAGAAGCAAACTTTCTCTCTCGGTAACTCCATGCGCTTTCGAGACGATATACCGGTGCGTGACCGAGGTCCGTATAATCCGCAATCTTATATGTTCGTAGTATACGAGGTTGTGCGGAACGATAACAATCAACGCGCGCGCAAAGCCGTCCTGGGGGGCCGCGTTGCATCATTGATCGTATTCTGCATGGGGTGCGTAGGGTGCCGACAGGTGAACGCGTTTTTCAGAAACGGGGTTTCGTTATGTGAAAACGTACACGCGAAAACGTTCCTATCGTTTCGACGATTTACGAGGATAAGGATCAGCCGCTGACGAGTGCCGCGGGACTCTGTTACGCGTTCGACAAACAATAGCGTGCAATTGAGCCGTGTGCGCAGTATTTTCAAAACAGGAAGTCGCCGACTCTGCTTGCCGAGCCGTAAAAATTCGCGTTGATCACGAACACCTATTTTGCCTCTCGGCCCATTAATAGTTATTAGAACGTCGGAGTTTACTGCGCATATAAATTACTGCACGACAGAGAAACGAGAGGGAAGGAGCACTTAATTGAATTAGATTTTAGCTTTAGATTGGATTAATTCGTGAGGAATGTAATTAAATGGACAATGGAATGAATAATCCAAATAAATTTGGAATATGTACTGAACTAAAATCAAAGTAATATTGGTCGAAAATTAATCgatatattactataattaatttattaattagtaaagTTTGCCACACGAATTGCGCGACTAAGAAATTCGCTTTTTACCACGTTACGTGAGTTTCCATTCTTCAATACGAATTGAAACTTAGAAAGTCCTGCGCCTATGGATACGGCCAAGGCTATGGTGGACGGCCAAGGTGCTTCAAACTGGGCCAAACATAAGTCTGATGTCACCGAGACGTGACATAATTAAGAGCGATGTACGTGACTGTTATAAAAATTCGTTTAATTACGTTCGTTGAGGCGCGTCATCTTCAGGACGCTTAATGTCACTGCATTTGCCACATATTTAccacagaaaaaaaaggagacaaaataatataacgaaaaggcaaagaaaaaaaattaaggaaaaattaaaaaaaaaaaaacagaaataattaattgacaactacattttactttaattaattttaacgggaaagataaagagagagctatttattttagtgaaaCGCTTTTCAAATTTTCCCTTTATACGAAATAGCAACTACAGTGTCGTTAATTGTTAACGAAAAGCAAATACTTGCGAGCTACCGCGCTATTGTCTTTTTAACGTTCTGGCGTttcattgttaattttattagcatttttatttatcggtCTGTTAACAGAGTTTCGCAGGTAAAAGGGAATGGGATACGGCACGGAAATGGATGGCTGCGGACGTTTCATGAAATATTCCCTGTTCTTCACGAACTTCGTTATCTTCGTAAGTTCCAGTCCCTTTGCTGAAGATGTAATATACTAGCGcagtaatgtataattaaatttatactattGATTTATGCTCCAGATTGGCGGGATTGTCGTAACGGGTTTGGGCGTGTGGGCCTTGGTTGACAAAGTACCATGGATAGGCGAACTCGTTGGAAACGATCTGTTAACCGGCGCAGTTTACGTTTTACTGGTCGGCGGAATCGTCGTGGCGTTTATCGCCTTCTTCGGATGCGTCGGTGCGTCGCGGGAAGTCAAGTGTATGCTTCTGACAGTGAGTACCAAGGATCTATTTTCGAACCGGGAAAACGTTTCAACCAACGTCTCGATTTCCAGAGTTTACCTGATTTGCCGACTTGAACGACGAATTTAATCTTTACGGAAGACAAGCTTATCTCAAATTGATTAAACattggccggtattcatagtcggtatatatttaagaccgtcttaagtacaatcttaagatgttattaaccaatcacaaagccgtattagcatcttaagacattacttaggacggtcttaaaataagaaccgactatgaataccggtcACTGGAGATCTTATTATACTTTCCAAGCATCAAGTCGCGCAAACTTATCAAGATATCGACTCGTGACGGTCGATTaataaaatccattttttttttcagtactTCATAATCGTATTCCTGCTGTTTGTGACTATGCTCATCGGCGGCGTTCTGGGGTACGTTTTCCGCGAGAAATTGCTGGGCACGCTCGACAGAGAGATGAAAAGTTCGCTCCGACTTTACGATCATCGTAAATCCATTCGTGACGCCTGGGACACCACGCAATCGACGGTAAATAATTTCCGCGGACGTTACgtgaataaaagttaattttatcagACGATCAAACTCGTGGCGCGATCTCGAGCGCGCTTTATCTTCCTCGAATCCAATTGTTGCTCGAAACTTCCCGAAGCTTATTCAATTCTCGCTTTCAGCTCCACTGTTGCGGCGTTAACAGCTGGAGGGACTGGGGAAGCTTCGGCCTTAATGTCCCAGAGAGCTGCTGTCGAGAAATTCAACCTGGCCAGGTAAagatcaattatattttaacgtgATTGCGTTACTCGATGAAATAGTTTATCCACCGACTTCGTCCGCGCTTATAATTACGGCAATTTACTATGCACGTGCATCTCGTTACATAATAAACGTGTCGTGTTTATAAGGCGTGTTTATAAACATCTGTCCGCTTGATAATGCTCACTTTTATCGCAGTCAATTAATTCAAAGGTGAGATTCTGATTTACATTTTGCGCAAAATGGAATTTTCCTCGATAGAGGTAACGACTTTTCGTGATTCGCATTAGAGACTCGCGCGATTGCAACTCGACGCGAATAATTAGGTATTCGCAGTCTAAGCGATTCTTTACGTGACACGCCAAGTTTCCCTCCCGGTCGAGTACCGTCAATTTGGCCCGCAATTACTTAATCGACCGAGTTTTTAACCGCCTCAGTCTGCGCCTCTCACACTTTCACTCTTCCGATCGGCTTTCTCGCGAACGAAGAACCGCGTTTCTCATGGTCGTTCGATCTGCTCGCAGCGATTCCACTGCAACGCCGGCCCAGACACGGTAAATCCCTCCAACGCTTACGTGGAGGGTTGCATCAACGGAACGCGAATCTACATGCAGCAACATGCGGCCGTTATGGGTGGCGCTGGTATTGCACTTGCATGTCTTATGGTAAGAACGCACACACTTTGCATTTTTATGATACTCTTCTCGGTTAAAATTGAACCCTCGACGCTATAAAGTCGATCGAACCCGACCAAGTATTCCCTTTAcgatcaaattaattttaaaatttgtctaGCATTTTCTGTACTTTTTAAGTCATATTGTGACTAGCATTCTTGAGCATATCGTGTGTTTAAGCAAATATTcctttcattttcttcgttcCTTGATATTTACtaagtattttaattctcGGATCATTGCAGTTCTTCGGAATGATATTCTCCTGCGCACTCTTTAAAATGATCGAATGACAGCAGGACAACAGTACAGTCTGAGGCTGAGGCAGTTTTCGTAAAAGGGAAGAAGGAAGTGGTGAGTCTTCGAAATTTACAGAAGATTCGCGCAACTTTaccaatcaataaaattacttgTCGCCATAAACGCGGTTGATTACACcgtgacaataaaaaaaaactgaatcTCCATCCAATTGTACAGGTCTCGCTAATTTGTTACACATATGTAGCATTACGCATTATGATTACCATTactctttacattttttatgtaatttatacgtttaagatattttcatttagttacatacatatatatatatatatcactagTGTGTTAGTGCATCgtacattatatgtattttgtgccgtaataaatacaatatgtatatataatattgtgtcCATTGATACAATTCTCTCAATAAATACTTTTGatcgatattaaataaaatgtaacaattttttattttataatagccgCTCTTTTATATCACATATGATTAGTTGTGTCATATTTTTTACggaaaaaatgatatattaatagcaTAGATCTAATTGGAAAAAATCTtggtaattaataacaaatattatttcaatagtaataaaacaaatacttattttattaagacaAGAGCATGACGTATtgaactaataaaattatttcaaattaaatgatattaatatattattttttcgtacaagatatattcttattattaataaatatatttagcaaAATATGAAGGCTCTGGTGGAAATCTAAATTGAGGAAAATGGTTGCGTCATTGGggcatttattaatttaaattgctcCGCGGTTTTATTTCCGCTGAAGATGGTCTAAACTAAACTGTCGGATCGAAACgtacgtaaaaaatttttcaaataaaaaattctatatctCGACGCACCAACAACAGCGCTTGGTTCTTATTTAGCCCATTTTCCTCAATTTAGATTTCCACCAGAGTCTTCATATTttgctaaatatatttattaataataagaatatatcttgtacgaaaaaatatatatattaatagcattagtctaatttgaaataattttattagttcaATACGTCATGCTCttgtcttttaataaaataagtatttgttttattaatattaaataatatttgttattaaattaccAAGATTTTTCGGCAATCCTCTTTTCTTTAGAATgcgttttttacatttttatcacttattttattttttataatttattttacaatatgtataaGCAATGTTTTTAAAGGCCGTGATGCTTGTACCGAATGTAATTGCTATTAAATGCATGGATTTGGACTTCTCATTTTCctagttataaattaaatattctctctTATCTTAagttttaactaaaattttatcCGATAGAAACAAGTCAACCTATAGAGGAGCCTCCACCACCCCCGCCGATCCCGATCGGCGGTCCTCTTTTCTTTAGAATccgttttttacatttttatcacttattttatttcatttataatttattttacaatatgtaaACAGTTACAACATTGTAAAACAGTTACATTACaaaactgaaaatataatatacaatatacaataatatacaataaaattatatacaatattttgacataaaattatacatgcaACTTTCGGTATACGTACAATAAAACGAAATTCTCACAATGTAAAACATGTGGCtattatgtaacatttcttattattaaataactagtccaaagttatttttacttcatttttaatttactcgaGCAATCACAACCAAAAAGatcgttaataaaattacttatattactCAATCAAGCAGAATGTCAATTATTGTCATATACTATTTTTGTGAAACTCAAAGGAAATGACCAATAtgcgaaaaaataaacaaagctTTGATGTAAGACAATGATCAAACTGAAAAATACGCGACGAATGAAACGATCCCAAATCAATTCTGATacgtatcatttttataacacTTGATCGTTGCAATGCGCGCGAGTTc
The window above is part of the Temnothorax longispinosus isolate EJ_2023e chromosome 8, Tlon_JGU_v1, whole genome shotgun sequence genome. Proteins encoded here:
- the Tsp74f gene encoding CD151 antigen, producing MGYGTEMDGCGRFMKYSLFFTNFVIFIGGIVVTGLGVWALVDKVPWIGELVGNDLLTGAVYVLLVGGIVVAFIAFFGCVGASREVKCMLLTYFIIVFLLFVTMLIGGVLGYVFREKLLGTLDREMKSSLRLYDHRKSIRDAWDTTQSTLHCCGVNSWRDWGSFGLNVPESCCREIQPGQRFHCNAGPDTVNPSNAYVEGCINGTRIYMQQHAAVMGGAGIALACLMFFGMIFSCALFKMIE